One Mangifera indica cultivar Alphonso chromosome 4, CATAS_Mindica_2.1, whole genome shotgun sequence genomic region harbors:
- the LOC123213133 gene encoding uncharacterized protein LOC123213133, whose product MTTNPENQSNQIDQHTVRISNLKLNGDNFHRWSLSVRLYIRGRGKIGYLTGEKKEPDRKDAEYATWEAENSMVMAWLTNSMEEDISATYLGYSTAKELWDNLTEMYSDLGNQSQIYELQLKLGELKQGNETVTKYFSAMKRLWQELDIFKDYTWKDPSDAAHYQKEVDNSRVYSFLAGLNVEFDEVRSRIIGRRPLSSLNEVFAEVRREESRRSVMLGKKEPVPASIETSALVSQENTALKAAARKPEDKKKVWCDYCHRPRHTRETCWKLNGKPENWKARERSFPNANSAEQVSLTKEQIDQLLKLVNHSSTPNCSLVHTGQELGEGDWQC is encoded by the exons ATGACAACCAACCCAGAAAACCAGTCAAATCAAATCGATCAACATACTGTCCGAATCtccaatttaaaacttaatggaGACAATTTTCATCGCTGGTCATTATCTGTCCGCTTGTATATTCGCGGAAGGGGAAAGATTGGGTATTTGACTGGTGAAAAGAAGGAACCAGACAGGAAGGATGCAGAATATGCAACTTGGGAGGCAGAAAACTCAATGGTTATGGCGTGGCTTACCAACTCTATGGAGGAAGATATAAGCGCAACCTACTTAGGATATTCAACAGCCAAAGAGTTGTGGGATAACTTGACAGAAATGTACTCAGATCTGGGAAATCAATCTCAGATCTATGAGTTGCAACTGAAACTTGGAGAATTAAAGCAAGGAAATGAGACTGTGACAAAGTATTTCTCAGCAATGAAGAGGTTATGGCAGGAGCTGGATATTTTTAAAGACTATACTTGGAAGGATCCTTCTGATGCAGCTCATTATCAGAAGGAAGTGGATAATTCTAGAGTATATTCTTTTTTGGCAGGTTTGAATGTAGAGTTTGATGAAGTTAGGAGTCGCATTATAGGCAGACGTCCCTTATCTTCTCTAAATGAGGTGTTTGCAGAAGTTAGAAGGGAGGAGAGTAGACGGTCTGTTATGTTAGGGAAAAAGGAGCCAGTACCTGCTTCTATTGAAACTTCAGCCCTGGTTTCACAAGAAAATACGGCTCTTAAAGCTGCTGCTCGCAAACCAGAAGATAAGAAGAAAGTCTGGTGTGACTACTGTCACCGTCCTCGCCATACAAGAGAGACATGCTGGAAATTAAACGGCAAACCAGAAAATTGGAAGGCGAGGGAGAGGAGTTTCCCTAATGCAAATTCAGCAGAACAAGTGTCTCTCACAAAGGAACAGATAGATCAGCTCCTGAAACTAGTAAACCATTCATCAACTCCTAACTGCTCTCTTGTCCACACAG GACAGGAACTTGGGGAAGGAGATTGGCAGTGCTAG
- the LOC123213132 gene encoding uncharacterized protein LOC123213132 isoform X1 — MVSKLSLSPVEPCPPASNSSFLRHREFSKLGFSQRTSYSSVHRLRFKIVGQSLGDRWKLNDIDTSAVQDRLNSWLSKTQNFFNEALVKTGHSGKPEPGNEFDIEAMEDIFMTEQTIDSNTPSGILSLAAIVSIEQFSRMNGLTGQKMQKIFKALVPEPVYSDARNLVEYCCFRFLSRDNSDIHPCLKEPAFQRLIFITMLAWENPYCEEKNSLAYLPEKAFFQKKKLVGEEAFVRIAPAVSGVADRATVHNLFKALAGDEQGISLSLWLNFVNELLKVHEGRKSYQIRESSQLSRERILCIGSSRKRPVIKWENSMALPGKLTLTDRALYFEAVGLLGQKGAKRLDLTIDGLGVEKAKVGPLGSDLFDSAVSVSSGIKSETWVLEFVDLGGELRRDVWHAFINEVIASHKFISEYGPRDSDQSIFQVYGAHKGKERAITSAANSVARLQALQYMRKLLDDPIKLVPFSYLQNAPHGDIVCQTLAVYYWGGPLVTKFREAGGKPAQEIKPLDATYESSYHVFDVDGSVYLRKWMMSPSWASNVSTSFWKNSSVRQGVILNKNLVVAGMTLVERAALICKEKSLTVEKTQATINAAMIKGIPCNIDLFKELMLPLTLTAKQFEKLRRWEEPHLTISFLAFAYTIIFRNLLSYIFPISLMVLAAGMLTLKGLKVQGRLGRNFGKVTIRDQPPSNTIQKIIAVKDAMRDVENYLQNLNVTLLKIRTIFLSGQPQITAEVALVLLTSATVLLIFPFKYILAFLLMDLFTRELDFRRKMVKRFITFLKERWDTVPAAPVIVLPFESDESRAAIQTRETTEQAIKKKLETWQE; from the exons ATGGTCTCAAAGCTTTCACTTTCCCCCGTGGAACCGTGCCCACCGGCTTCCAATTCTTCATTTTTGCGCCATAGAGAGTTTTCGAAGTTGGGATTTTCCCAAAGAACATCTTATTCTTCAGTCCACAGGTTAAGGTTTAAGATTGTGGGTCAATCTCTTGGAGATAGATGGAAGCTTAATGATATTGACACCA GTGCAGTGCAAGACAGATTGAATTCGTGGCTATCAAAGACTCAGAATTTCTTCAACGAGGCGCTGGTGAAGACCGGTCACAGTGGGAAGCCTGAGCCGGGAaatgaatttgatattgaagCGATGGAGGATATATTTATGACTGAACAAACCATTGATAGTAATACCCCCAGTGGGATTCTTTCTTTAGCAGCTATTGTGTCTATCGAGCAATTTAGCAG GATGAATGGTTTGACTGGACAGAAAATGCAGAAGATATTTAAAGCTCTTGTTCCTGAACCTGTATACTCTGATGCCCGTAACTTAGTCGAATATTGCTGCTTTAGGTTTTTGTCAAGAGATAACTCAGACATCCATCCCTGCCTGAAG GAACCTGcatttcaaagattaattttCATCACAATGCTTGCATGGGAGAATCCTTActgtgaagaaaaaaattcctTGGCTTATCTTCCAGAGAAAGCTTTTTTTCAG AAGAAGAAGCTTGTAGGAGAAGAGGCTTTTGTTCGTATAGCTCCTGCTGTCTCTGGTGTGGCTGATCGAGCCACGGTGCATAACCTTTTCAAGGCTCTTGCTGGTGATGAACAGGGCATATCTCTAAGCTTGTGGttaaattttgtcaatgaactTCTCAA AGTGCATGAAGGGCGAAAATCATACCAGATTCGTGAGTCTTCTCAGCTTTCAAGGGAGAGGATCCTATGCATTGGTTCCAGCAGGAAAAGGCCTGTTATAAAATGGGAGAATAGTATGGCATTGCCAGGAAAACTTACTTTAACTGATAGAGCACTGTATTTTGAG GCCGTTGGCTTGCTGGGGCAGAAAGGTGCCAAAAGGCTTGATCTCACAATAGATGGATTAGGGGTGGAGAAAGCAAAAGTTGGACCTTTGGGTTCTGATCTTTTTGATTCAGCTGTCTCTGTTTCATCTGGCATCAA GTCAGAGACATGGGTGCTGGAATTTGTTGACTTGGGAGGTGAGTTAAGACGGGATGTTTGGCATGCATTCATCAATGAAGTTATTGCTTCACACAAGTTTATTAGTGAGTATGGACCCAGGGATAGTGATCAATCAATATTTCAAGTATATGGTGCCCACAAAGGGAAGGAAAGGGCTATCACAAGTGCTGCCAACAGTGTTGCAAGACTGCAGGCCCTTCAGTATATGCGCAAGTTGTTGGATGATCCTATAAAACTTGTACCATTCTCATACTTGCAAAATGCACCCCATGGTGATATTGTTTGCCAAACTCTTGCTGTATATTATTGGGGTGGACCTTTGGTTACTAAATTCAGAGAGGCAGGAGGAAAACCTGCTCAAGAAATAAAACCTTTGGATGCGACATATGAAAGTAGTTATCATGTGTTTGACGTTGATGGAAGTGTTTACTTGAGGAAGTGGATGATGTCTCCATCCTGGGCTTCCAATGTTTCTACAAGTTTCTGGAAAAACTCTTCAGTAAGACAAGGagtaatattaaacaaaaatcttGTTGTAGCAGGTATGACTCTGGTAGAAAGGGCAGCATTAATATGCAAAGAGAAGTCTCTGACAGTAGAAAAAACTCAAGCCACAATTAATGCTGCAATGATTAAAGGGATACCGTGTAATATTGACCTTTTCAAG GAACTTATGCTTCCTTTGACTTTAACAGCCAAGCAATTTGAAAAACTTAGACGCTGGGAGGAGCCACACCTGACTATCTCCTTTCTTGCATTTGCTTATACTATTATTTTCAG GAATTTGCTGTCGTATATATTTCCCATTTCACTGATGGTTTTGGCAGCTGGTATGCTGACACTTAAGGGGTTGAAGGTGCAAGGCCGCCTGGGAAGAAATTTTGGAAAAGTTACTATCCGCGATCAGCCTCCTTCAAATACTATTCAAAAGATTATAGCAGTAAAAGATGCCATGCGCGATGTGGAAAATTATCTCCAGAATCTGAATGTGACGCTTCTAAAAATACGCACAATATTTCTTTCAGGGCAGCCTCAG ATAACAGCTGAGGTAGCTCTGGTATTGTTAACTTCTGCAACCGTTCTATTAATTTTTCCATTCAAGTACATTCTTGCATTCCTTCTCATGGATCTCTTCACACGGGAGCTTGATTTTCGAAGGAAAATGGTAAAAAGGTTCATAACTTTCCTGAAGGAGCGTTGGGACACAGTTCCTGCAGCCCCTGTAATTGTATTACCATTTGAAAGTGATGAGTCCAGAGCAGCAATTCAAACAAGGGAAACAACTGAACAAGCTATCAAAAAGAAGTTAGAGACGTGGCAAGAATAG
- the LOC123213132 gene encoding uncharacterized protein LOC123213132 isoform X3, whose product MVSKLSLSPVEPCPPASNSSFLRHREFSKLGFSQRTSYSSVHRLRFKIVGQSLGDRWKLNDIDTSAVQDRLNSWLSKTQNFFNEALVKTGHSGKPEPGNEFDIEAMEDIFMTEQTIDSNTPSGILSLAAIVSIEQFSRMNGLTGQKMQKIFKALVPEPVYSDARNLVEYCCFRFLSRDNSDIHPCLKEPAFQRLIFITMLAWENPYCEEKNSLAYLPEKAFFQKLVGEEAFVRIAPAVSGVADRATVHNLFKALAGDEQGISLSLWLNFVNELLKVHEGRKSYQIRESSQLSRERILCIGSSRKRPVIKWENSMALPGKLTLTDRALYFEAVGLLGQKGAKRLDLTIDGLGVEKAKVGPLGSDLFDSAVSVSSGIKSETWVLEFVDLGGELRRDVWHAFINEVIASHKFISEYGPRDSDQSIFQVYGAHKGKERAITSAANSVARLQALQYMRKLLDDPIKLVPFSYLQNAPHGDIVCQTLAVYYWGGPLVTKFREAGGKPAQEIKPLDATYESSYHVFDVDGSVYLRKWMMSPSWASNVSTSFWKNSSVRQGVILNKNLVVAGMTLVERAALICKEKSLTVEKTQATINAAMIKGIPCNIDLFKELMLPLTLTAKQFEKLRRWEEPHLTISFLAFAYTIIFRNLLSYIFPISLMVLAAGMLTLKGLKVQGRLGRNFGKVTIRDQPPSNTIQKIIAVKDAMRDVENYLQNLNVTLLKIRTIFLSGQPQITAEVALVLLTSATVLLIFPFKYILAFLLMDLFTRELDFRRKMVKRFITFLKERWDTVPAAPVIVLPFESDESRAAIQTRETTEQAIKKKLETWQE is encoded by the exons ATGGTCTCAAAGCTTTCACTTTCCCCCGTGGAACCGTGCCCACCGGCTTCCAATTCTTCATTTTTGCGCCATAGAGAGTTTTCGAAGTTGGGATTTTCCCAAAGAACATCTTATTCTTCAGTCCACAGGTTAAGGTTTAAGATTGTGGGTCAATCTCTTGGAGATAGATGGAAGCTTAATGATATTGACACCA GTGCAGTGCAAGACAGATTGAATTCGTGGCTATCAAAGACTCAGAATTTCTTCAACGAGGCGCTGGTGAAGACCGGTCACAGTGGGAAGCCTGAGCCGGGAaatgaatttgatattgaagCGATGGAGGATATATTTATGACTGAACAAACCATTGATAGTAATACCCCCAGTGGGATTCTTTCTTTAGCAGCTATTGTGTCTATCGAGCAATTTAGCAG GATGAATGGTTTGACTGGACAGAAAATGCAGAAGATATTTAAAGCTCTTGTTCCTGAACCTGTATACTCTGATGCCCGTAACTTAGTCGAATATTGCTGCTTTAGGTTTTTGTCAAGAGATAACTCAGACATCCATCCCTGCCTGAAG GAACCTGcatttcaaagattaattttCATCACAATGCTTGCATGGGAGAATCCTTActgtgaagaaaaaaattcctTGGCTTATCTTCCAGAGAAAGCTTTTTTTCAG AAGCTTGTAGGAGAAGAGGCTTTTGTTCGTATAGCTCCTGCTGTCTCTGGTGTGGCTGATCGAGCCACGGTGCATAACCTTTTCAAGGCTCTTGCTGGTGATGAACAGGGCATATCTCTAAGCTTGTGGttaaattttgtcaatgaactTCTCAA AGTGCATGAAGGGCGAAAATCATACCAGATTCGTGAGTCTTCTCAGCTTTCAAGGGAGAGGATCCTATGCATTGGTTCCAGCAGGAAAAGGCCTGTTATAAAATGGGAGAATAGTATGGCATTGCCAGGAAAACTTACTTTAACTGATAGAGCACTGTATTTTGAG GCCGTTGGCTTGCTGGGGCAGAAAGGTGCCAAAAGGCTTGATCTCACAATAGATGGATTAGGGGTGGAGAAAGCAAAAGTTGGACCTTTGGGTTCTGATCTTTTTGATTCAGCTGTCTCTGTTTCATCTGGCATCAA GTCAGAGACATGGGTGCTGGAATTTGTTGACTTGGGAGGTGAGTTAAGACGGGATGTTTGGCATGCATTCATCAATGAAGTTATTGCTTCACACAAGTTTATTAGTGAGTATGGACCCAGGGATAGTGATCAATCAATATTTCAAGTATATGGTGCCCACAAAGGGAAGGAAAGGGCTATCACAAGTGCTGCCAACAGTGTTGCAAGACTGCAGGCCCTTCAGTATATGCGCAAGTTGTTGGATGATCCTATAAAACTTGTACCATTCTCATACTTGCAAAATGCACCCCATGGTGATATTGTTTGCCAAACTCTTGCTGTATATTATTGGGGTGGACCTTTGGTTACTAAATTCAGAGAGGCAGGAGGAAAACCTGCTCAAGAAATAAAACCTTTGGATGCGACATATGAAAGTAGTTATCATGTGTTTGACGTTGATGGAAGTGTTTACTTGAGGAAGTGGATGATGTCTCCATCCTGGGCTTCCAATGTTTCTACAAGTTTCTGGAAAAACTCTTCAGTAAGACAAGGagtaatattaaacaaaaatcttGTTGTAGCAGGTATGACTCTGGTAGAAAGGGCAGCATTAATATGCAAAGAGAAGTCTCTGACAGTAGAAAAAACTCAAGCCACAATTAATGCTGCAATGATTAAAGGGATACCGTGTAATATTGACCTTTTCAAG GAACTTATGCTTCCTTTGACTTTAACAGCCAAGCAATTTGAAAAACTTAGACGCTGGGAGGAGCCACACCTGACTATCTCCTTTCTTGCATTTGCTTATACTATTATTTTCAG GAATTTGCTGTCGTATATATTTCCCATTTCACTGATGGTTTTGGCAGCTGGTATGCTGACACTTAAGGGGTTGAAGGTGCAAGGCCGCCTGGGAAGAAATTTTGGAAAAGTTACTATCCGCGATCAGCCTCCTTCAAATACTATTCAAAAGATTATAGCAGTAAAAGATGCCATGCGCGATGTGGAAAATTATCTCCAGAATCTGAATGTGACGCTTCTAAAAATACGCACAATATTTCTTTCAGGGCAGCCTCAG ATAACAGCTGAGGTAGCTCTGGTATTGTTAACTTCTGCAACCGTTCTATTAATTTTTCCATTCAAGTACATTCTTGCATTCCTTCTCATGGATCTCTTCACACGGGAGCTTGATTTTCGAAGGAAAATGGTAAAAAGGTTCATAACTTTCCTGAAGGAGCGTTGGGACACAGTTCCTGCAGCCCCTGTAATTGTATTACCATTTGAAAGTGATGAGTCCAGAGCAGCAATTCAAACAAGGGAAACAACTGAACAAGCTATCAAAAAGAAGTTAGAGACGTGGCAAGAATAG
- the LOC123213132 gene encoding uncharacterized protein LOC123213132 isoform X4, translating to MVSKLSLSPVEPCPPASNSSFLRHREFSKLGFSQRTSYSSVHRLRFKIVGQSLGDRWKLNDIDTSAVQDRLNSWLSKTQNFFNEALVKTGHSGKPEPGNEFDIEAMEDIFMTEQTIDSNTPSGILSLAAIVSIEQFSRMNGLTGQKMQKIFKALVPEPVYSDARNLVEYCCFRFLSRDNSDIHPCLKEPAFQRLIFITMLAWENPYCEEKNSLAYLPEKAFFQLVGEEAFVRIAPAVSGVADRATVHNLFKALAGDEQGISLSLWLNFVNELLKVHEGRKSYQIRESSQLSRERILCIGSSRKRPVIKWENSMALPGKLTLTDRALYFEAVGLLGQKGAKRLDLTIDGLGVEKAKVGPLGSDLFDSAVSVSSGIKSETWVLEFVDLGGELRRDVWHAFINEVIASHKFISEYGPRDSDQSIFQVYGAHKGKERAITSAANSVARLQALQYMRKLLDDPIKLVPFSYLQNAPHGDIVCQTLAVYYWGGPLVTKFREAGGKPAQEIKPLDATYESSYHVFDVDGSVYLRKWMMSPSWASNVSTSFWKNSSVRQGVILNKNLVVAGMTLVERAALICKEKSLTVEKTQATINAAMIKGIPCNIDLFKELMLPLTLTAKQFEKLRRWEEPHLTISFLAFAYTIIFRNLLSYIFPISLMVLAAGMLTLKGLKVQGRLGRNFGKVTIRDQPPSNTIQKIIAVKDAMRDVENYLQNLNVTLLKIRTIFLSGQPQITAEVALVLLTSATVLLIFPFKYILAFLLMDLFTRELDFRRKMVKRFITFLKERWDTVPAAPVIVLPFESDESRAAIQTRETTEQAIKKKLETWQE from the exons ATGGTCTCAAAGCTTTCACTTTCCCCCGTGGAACCGTGCCCACCGGCTTCCAATTCTTCATTTTTGCGCCATAGAGAGTTTTCGAAGTTGGGATTTTCCCAAAGAACATCTTATTCTTCAGTCCACAGGTTAAGGTTTAAGATTGTGGGTCAATCTCTTGGAGATAGATGGAAGCTTAATGATATTGACACCA GTGCAGTGCAAGACAGATTGAATTCGTGGCTATCAAAGACTCAGAATTTCTTCAACGAGGCGCTGGTGAAGACCGGTCACAGTGGGAAGCCTGAGCCGGGAaatgaatttgatattgaagCGATGGAGGATATATTTATGACTGAACAAACCATTGATAGTAATACCCCCAGTGGGATTCTTTCTTTAGCAGCTATTGTGTCTATCGAGCAATTTAGCAG GATGAATGGTTTGACTGGACAGAAAATGCAGAAGATATTTAAAGCTCTTGTTCCTGAACCTGTATACTCTGATGCCCGTAACTTAGTCGAATATTGCTGCTTTAGGTTTTTGTCAAGAGATAACTCAGACATCCATCCCTGCCTGAAG GAACCTGcatttcaaagattaattttCATCACAATGCTTGCATGGGAGAATCCTTActgtgaagaaaaaaattcctTGGCTTATCTTCCAGAGAAAGCTTTTTTTCAG CTTGTAGGAGAAGAGGCTTTTGTTCGTATAGCTCCTGCTGTCTCTGGTGTGGCTGATCGAGCCACGGTGCATAACCTTTTCAAGGCTCTTGCTGGTGATGAACAGGGCATATCTCTAAGCTTGTGGttaaattttgtcaatgaactTCTCAA AGTGCATGAAGGGCGAAAATCATACCAGATTCGTGAGTCTTCTCAGCTTTCAAGGGAGAGGATCCTATGCATTGGTTCCAGCAGGAAAAGGCCTGTTATAAAATGGGAGAATAGTATGGCATTGCCAGGAAAACTTACTTTAACTGATAGAGCACTGTATTTTGAG GCCGTTGGCTTGCTGGGGCAGAAAGGTGCCAAAAGGCTTGATCTCACAATAGATGGATTAGGGGTGGAGAAAGCAAAAGTTGGACCTTTGGGTTCTGATCTTTTTGATTCAGCTGTCTCTGTTTCATCTGGCATCAA GTCAGAGACATGGGTGCTGGAATTTGTTGACTTGGGAGGTGAGTTAAGACGGGATGTTTGGCATGCATTCATCAATGAAGTTATTGCTTCACACAAGTTTATTAGTGAGTATGGACCCAGGGATAGTGATCAATCAATATTTCAAGTATATGGTGCCCACAAAGGGAAGGAAAGGGCTATCACAAGTGCTGCCAACAGTGTTGCAAGACTGCAGGCCCTTCAGTATATGCGCAAGTTGTTGGATGATCCTATAAAACTTGTACCATTCTCATACTTGCAAAATGCACCCCATGGTGATATTGTTTGCCAAACTCTTGCTGTATATTATTGGGGTGGACCTTTGGTTACTAAATTCAGAGAGGCAGGAGGAAAACCTGCTCAAGAAATAAAACCTTTGGATGCGACATATGAAAGTAGTTATCATGTGTTTGACGTTGATGGAAGTGTTTACTTGAGGAAGTGGATGATGTCTCCATCCTGGGCTTCCAATGTTTCTACAAGTTTCTGGAAAAACTCTTCAGTAAGACAAGGagtaatattaaacaaaaatcttGTTGTAGCAGGTATGACTCTGGTAGAAAGGGCAGCATTAATATGCAAAGAGAAGTCTCTGACAGTAGAAAAAACTCAAGCCACAATTAATGCTGCAATGATTAAAGGGATACCGTGTAATATTGACCTTTTCAAG GAACTTATGCTTCCTTTGACTTTAACAGCCAAGCAATTTGAAAAACTTAGACGCTGGGAGGAGCCACACCTGACTATCTCCTTTCTTGCATTTGCTTATACTATTATTTTCAG GAATTTGCTGTCGTATATATTTCCCATTTCACTGATGGTTTTGGCAGCTGGTATGCTGACACTTAAGGGGTTGAAGGTGCAAGGCCGCCTGGGAAGAAATTTTGGAAAAGTTACTATCCGCGATCAGCCTCCTTCAAATACTATTCAAAAGATTATAGCAGTAAAAGATGCCATGCGCGATGTGGAAAATTATCTCCAGAATCTGAATGTGACGCTTCTAAAAATACGCACAATATTTCTTTCAGGGCAGCCTCAG ATAACAGCTGAGGTAGCTCTGGTATTGTTAACTTCTGCAACCGTTCTATTAATTTTTCCATTCAAGTACATTCTTGCATTCCTTCTCATGGATCTCTTCACACGGGAGCTTGATTTTCGAAGGAAAATGGTAAAAAGGTTCATAACTTTCCTGAAGGAGCGTTGGGACACAGTTCCTGCAGCCCCTGTAATTGTATTACCATTTGAAAGTGATGAGTCCAGAGCAGCAATTCAAACAAGGGAAACAACTGAACAAGCTATCAAAAAGAAGTTAGAGACGTGGCAAGAATAG
- the LOC123213132 gene encoding uncharacterized protein LOC123213132 isoform X2: protein MVSKLSLSPVEPCPPASNSSFLRHREFSKLGFSQRTSYSSVHRLRFKIVGQSLGDRWKLNDIDTSAVQDRLNSWLSKTQNFFNEALVKTGHSGKPEPGNEFDIEAMEDIFMTEQTIDSNTPSGILSLAAIVSIEQFSRMNGLTGQKMQKIFKALVPEPVYSDARNLVEYCCFRFLSRDNSDIHPCLKEPAFQRLIFITMLAWENPYCEEKNSLAYLPEKAFFQKKLVGEEAFVRIAPAVSGVADRATVHNLFKALAGDEQGISLSLWLNFVNELLKVHEGRKSYQIRESSQLSRERILCIGSSRKRPVIKWENSMALPGKLTLTDRALYFEAVGLLGQKGAKRLDLTIDGLGVEKAKVGPLGSDLFDSAVSVSSGIKSETWVLEFVDLGGELRRDVWHAFINEVIASHKFISEYGPRDSDQSIFQVYGAHKGKERAITSAANSVARLQALQYMRKLLDDPIKLVPFSYLQNAPHGDIVCQTLAVYYWGGPLVTKFREAGGKPAQEIKPLDATYESSYHVFDVDGSVYLRKWMMSPSWASNVSTSFWKNSSVRQGVILNKNLVVAGMTLVERAALICKEKSLTVEKTQATINAAMIKGIPCNIDLFKELMLPLTLTAKQFEKLRRWEEPHLTISFLAFAYTIIFRNLLSYIFPISLMVLAAGMLTLKGLKVQGRLGRNFGKVTIRDQPPSNTIQKIIAVKDAMRDVENYLQNLNVTLLKIRTIFLSGQPQITAEVALVLLTSATVLLIFPFKYILAFLLMDLFTRELDFRRKMVKRFITFLKERWDTVPAAPVIVLPFESDESRAAIQTRETTEQAIKKKLETWQE, encoded by the exons ATGGTCTCAAAGCTTTCACTTTCCCCCGTGGAACCGTGCCCACCGGCTTCCAATTCTTCATTTTTGCGCCATAGAGAGTTTTCGAAGTTGGGATTTTCCCAAAGAACATCTTATTCTTCAGTCCACAGGTTAAGGTTTAAGATTGTGGGTCAATCTCTTGGAGATAGATGGAAGCTTAATGATATTGACACCA GTGCAGTGCAAGACAGATTGAATTCGTGGCTATCAAAGACTCAGAATTTCTTCAACGAGGCGCTGGTGAAGACCGGTCACAGTGGGAAGCCTGAGCCGGGAaatgaatttgatattgaagCGATGGAGGATATATTTATGACTGAACAAACCATTGATAGTAATACCCCCAGTGGGATTCTTTCTTTAGCAGCTATTGTGTCTATCGAGCAATTTAGCAG GATGAATGGTTTGACTGGACAGAAAATGCAGAAGATATTTAAAGCTCTTGTTCCTGAACCTGTATACTCTGATGCCCGTAACTTAGTCGAATATTGCTGCTTTAGGTTTTTGTCAAGAGATAACTCAGACATCCATCCCTGCCTGAAG GAACCTGcatttcaaagattaattttCATCACAATGCTTGCATGGGAGAATCCTTActgtgaagaaaaaaattcctTGGCTTATCTTCCAGAGAAAGCTTTTTTTCAG AAGAAGCTTGTAGGAGAAGAGGCTTTTGTTCGTATAGCTCCTGCTGTCTCTGGTGTGGCTGATCGAGCCACGGTGCATAACCTTTTCAAGGCTCTTGCTGGTGATGAACAGGGCATATCTCTAAGCTTGTGGttaaattttgtcaatgaactTCTCAA AGTGCATGAAGGGCGAAAATCATACCAGATTCGTGAGTCTTCTCAGCTTTCAAGGGAGAGGATCCTATGCATTGGTTCCAGCAGGAAAAGGCCTGTTATAAAATGGGAGAATAGTATGGCATTGCCAGGAAAACTTACTTTAACTGATAGAGCACTGTATTTTGAG GCCGTTGGCTTGCTGGGGCAGAAAGGTGCCAAAAGGCTTGATCTCACAATAGATGGATTAGGGGTGGAGAAAGCAAAAGTTGGACCTTTGGGTTCTGATCTTTTTGATTCAGCTGTCTCTGTTTCATCTGGCATCAA GTCAGAGACATGGGTGCTGGAATTTGTTGACTTGGGAGGTGAGTTAAGACGGGATGTTTGGCATGCATTCATCAATGAAGTTATTGCTTCACACAAGTTTATTAGTGAGTATGGACCCAGGGATAGTGATCAATCAATATTTCAAGTATATGGTGCCCACAAAGGGAAGGAAAGGGCTATCACAAGTGCTGCCAACAGTGTTGCAAGACTGCAGGCCCTTCAGTATATGCGCAAGTTGTTGGATGATCCTATAAAACTTGTACCATTCTCATACTTGCAAAATGCACCCCATGGTGATATTGTTTGCCAAACTCTTGCTGTATATTATTGGGGTGGACCTTTGGTTACTAAATTCAGAGAGGCAGGAGGAAAACCTGCTCAAGAAATAAAACCTTTGGATGCGACATATGAAAGTAGTTATCATGTGTTTGACGTTGATGGAAGTGTTTACTTGAGGAAGTGGATGATGTCTCCATCCTGGGCTTCCAATGTTTCTACAAGTTTCTGGAAAAACTCTTCAGTAAGACAAGGagtaatattaaacaaaaatcttGTTGTAGCAGGTATGACTCTGGTAGAAAGGGCAGCATTAATATGCAAAGAGAAGTCTCTGACAGTAGAAAAAACTCAAGCCACAATTAATGCTGCAATGATTAAAGGGATACCGTGTAATATTGACCTTTTCAAG GAACTTATGCTTCCTTTGACTTTAACAGCCAAGCAATTTGAAAAACTTAGACGCTGGGAGGAGCCACACCTGACTATCTCCTTTCTTGCATTTGCTTATACTATTATTTTCAG GAATTTGCTGTCGTATATATTTCCCATTTCACTGATGGTTTTGGCAGCTGGTATGCTGACACTTAAGGGGTTGAAGGTGCAAGGCCGCCTGGGAAGAAATTTTGGAAAAGTTACTATCCGCGATCAGCCTCCTTCAAATACTATTCAAAAGATTATAGCAGTAAAAGATGCCATGCGCGATGTGGAAAATTATCTCCAGAATCTGAATGTGACGCTTCTAAAAATACGCACAATATTTCTTTCAGGGCAGCCTCAG ATAACAGCTGAGGTAGCTCTGGTATTGTTAACTTCTGCAACCGTTCTATTAATTTTTCCATTCAAGTACATTCTTGCATTCCTTCTCATGGATCTCTTCACACGGGAGCTTGATTTTCGAAGGAAAATGGTAAAAAGGTTCATAACTTTCCTGAAGGAGCGTTGGGACACAGTTCCTGCAGCCCCTGTAATTGTATTACCATTTGAAAGTGATGAGTCCAGAGCAGCAATTCAAACAAGGGAAACAACTGAACAAGCTATCAAAAAGAAGTTAGAGACGTGGCAAGAATAG